The following are encoded together in the Falsiruegeria litorea R37 genome:
- a CDS encoding DUF1127 domain-containing protein — protein MTRLMHSPALTLLNASPRLPLIADLAVRFAATVTTWEQRRRTRVNLSHLDDHLLADVGLTPKQRTREIKRRFWQI, from the coding sequence ATGACACGTCTGATGCATAGCCCCGCGCTGACCCTGCTGAACGCGAGCCCCCGGCTTCCGCTGATCGCGGATCTGGCCGTACGCTTTGCAGCCACGGTCACGACATGGGAACAACGGCGCCGAACCCGCGTCAACCTGAGCCATCTGGACGATCATCTGCTGGCTGATGTGGGCCTGACCCCCAAACAGCGCACGCGAGAGATCAAACGCCGGTTCTGGCAGATTTAA
- the rplM gene encoding 50S ribosomal protein L13: MKTFSATPADIDKKWILIDAEGVVLGRLASIVAMRLRGKHKASFTPNMDMGDNVIVINADKIQMTGKKRDEHFYWHTGHPGGIKSRTKQQILEGAHPERVVTQAVKRMLPGNRLARTQMTNLRVYAGAEHPHEAQSPEVLDVKSMNKKNTRS, translated from the coding sequence ATGAAAACCTTTTCTGCAACACCTGCAGACATCGACAAGAAGTGGATCCTGATCGACGCCGAGGGCGTTGTTCTGGGCCGTCTTGCTTCGATCGTCGCCATGCGCCTGCGTGGCAAGCACAAAGCGTCGTTCACCCCGAACATGGACATGGGCGACAATGTCATCGTGATCAACGCTGACAAAATCCAGATGACCGGCAAGAAGCGTGACGAGCACTTCTACTGGCACACTGGCCACCCGGGTGGCATCAAGTCGCGCACCAAGCAGCAGATCCTCGAGGGTGCACACCCCGAGCGCGTCGTGACCCAAGCGGTCAAGCGCATGCTGCCAGGCAACCGTCTGGCCCGTACACAGATGACCAACCTGCGCGTCTACGCTGGTGCCGAGCACCCGCACGAAGCCCAGTCTCCCGAAGTTCTGGACGTCAAGTCCATGAACAAGAAAAACACCCGGAGCTAA
- a CDS encoding nuclear transport factor 2 family protein: protein MASLDAVIEAYGAAWAEKDPLKRMKHLEIAWAEDGRYVDPNGDVSGREGLAGYMDAFHAQAKGSQIVVTSAAVQHHEMVHFTWAMKAVGGIPLLKGHDFGTLDTDGRIKQLVGFFGDPEPIGGKKGLLSWLKR from the coding sequence ATGGCATCACTGGACGCAGTAATCGAAGCATATGGCGCAGCCTGGGCAGAGAAAGACCCTTTAAAGCGGATGAAGCACCTGGAAATCGCGTGGGCCGAAGATGGACGCTATGTCGATCCCAATGGTGACGTCTCTGGGCGCGAGGGGTTGGCAGGGTACATGGATGCCTTTCACGCCCAGGCCAAGGGATCGCAGATCGTGGTGACCAGTGCCGCAGTTCAACATCATGAGATGGTGCATTTCACCTGGGCGATGAAAGCGGTTGGTGGCATCCCCCTGCTCAAGGGGCATGACTTTGGCACGCTGGACACCGATGGCCGCATCAAACAACTGGTGGGCTTCTTTGGTGACCCTGAACCCATTGGCGGTAAAAAGGGCCTTTTGAGCTGGCTCAAACGCTGA
- a CDS encoding PaaI family thioesterase, protein MSLAMNTDELMDYMASVFPQVSDDFAIEELSEDRLIMRLKVAHRHLRPGGTVSGPSMFALADCGVYAMVLARVGRQGLAVTSSCSMDFMRKPEGGVDMLAEVRLLKLGKLLAVGDVLMRSEGSDKIVARATMTYSIPPAGSVAANAG, encoded by the coding sequence ATGTCACTGGCAATGAACACAGACGAGTTGATGGATTACATGGCCAGTGTATTTCCACAGGTTTCCGACGATTTCGCCATCGAAGAGCTGAGCGAAGATCGCCTGATTATGCGCCTGAAGGTGGCGCATCGGCACCTGCGACCGGGCGGCACCGTTTCGGGGCCGTCGATGTTTGCCCTGGCCGATTGTGGCGTCTATGCGATGGTTTTGGCGCGGGTCGGGCGACAGGGGCTGGCGGTGACATCCAGCTGTTCGATGGATTTCATGCGCAAACCCGAGGGTGGCGTCGACATGTTGGCCGAAGTGCGGTTGCTGAAGCTGGGCAAGCTGTTGGCCGTGGGCGATGTGTTGATGCGGTCCGAAGGATCGGACAAGATCGTGGCGCGGGCGACGATGACCTATTCCATTCCACCTGCGGGCTCGGTCGCTGCAAACGCCGGATAA
- a CDS encoding aminotransferase-like domain-containing protein: protein MGTIWPASLPEVKGPKYKMVADTIRKAIENKDLEVGAKLPPVRELAYTLSITPGTVARAYTILTDEGLLEAGVGRGTFVADRQAQADGFAPIEVDVIAHNTNTQDGYAVNMFSPHLPSVGQAQLIRNLLGQIAQDPPSGLMHYPSRAGALPARQAALKWLSQAPLGRVSEEEIVLTNGGQNAISMILQAILRGRRPVVLVEELSYPGFRRAAELLRAEVVPVPMDEHGVIPEALDALARQHEAQVFCTSPEVHNPTTVFTPLDRREEVVAIARKRGFFLLEDDCYRHMPAQAPGYRMLAPDRTWFVTSISKSITPALRIGIAVAPEGQVADLRRAVEHGFFGLATPMLDLSAALLGHPQLPQMLDGLQQVTGDYIKAAVNILGSYSLNWRHPVPFLWLTLPSGWRAASFCQAAEAQGIQIRSAEEYACRTSRTPHAVRLAINAGVSLKTYEAALMRMRVLLDNPPERLSV, encoded by the coding sequence ATGGGTACAATTTGGCCGGCATCTTTGCCCGAGGTCAAAGGTCCAAAGTACAAGATGGTGGCGGATACGATCCGAAAAGCCATCGAAAACAAGGACCTGGAGGTTGGCGCGAAACTGCCGCCCGTACGCGAGCTGGCCTATACATTGTCCATTACTCCGGGCACCGTGGCGCGGGCCTATACGATCCTGACCGACGAAGGGTTGCTCGAAGCGGGTGTCGGACGCGGTACATTTGTGGCCGACCGGCAAGCGCAGGCCGACGGATTTGCCCCGATCGAGGTGGACGTCATTGCCCATAACACCAACACGCAAGATGGGTATGCGGTCAATATGTTCTCACCCCATCTGCCCAGTGTCGGGCAGGCGCAGCTGATCCGAAACCTGTTGGGGCAGATTGCGCAGGATCCGCCCTCTGGTCTGATGCATTACCCAAGTCGGGCAGGGGCGTTGCCTGCGCGACAGGCTGCGCTCAAGTGGTTGTCACAGGCGCCTTTGGGTCGTGTGAGCGAAGAAGAGATCGTGCTGACCAACGGTGGCCAAAACGCGATCTCGATGATCTTGCAGGCGATCTTGCGCGGCCGTCGCCCCGTGGTTCTGGTCGAAGAGCTATCATATCCCGGTTTCCGACGCGCCGCCGAATTGCTCCGGGCCGAGGTTGTGCCAGTGCCCATGGACGAACATGGCGTCATCCCCGAAGCCCTCGATGCGCTCGCCCGCCAGCACGAGGCGCAGGTTTTCTGCACGTCGCCCGAGGTACACAACCCGACCACGGTGTTTACGCCACTGGATCGGCGCGAAGAAGTGGTCGCCATTGCCCGAAAGCGTGGGTTCTTCCTGCTCGAGGATGATTGCTATCGTCACATGCCTGCGCAGGCTCCGGGGTATCGGATGCTGGCGCCGGATCGGACTTGGTTTGTGACATCGATTTCGAAATCCATCACACCTGCGCTTCGCATCGGGATAGCGGTGGCCCCCGAAGGGCAGGTGGCGGATTTGCGCCGCGCGGTGGAACATGGGTTCTTTGGCCTGGCCACGCCCATGCTGGATCTGAGCGCCGCGTTGCTTGGGCATCCGCAATTGCCACAAATGCTGGATGGGTTGCAGCAAGTCACGGGTGACTACATCAAGGCGGCGGTGAACATCCTTGGCTCGTATTCACTCAACTGGCGCCACCCGGTACCGTTCCTTTGGTTGACCCTGCCGTCCGGATGGCGCGCGGCGTCGTTCTGTCAGGCGGCCGAGGCGCAAGGTATTCAGATCCGCTCGGCCGAGGAATACGCCTGCCGCACCTCGCGCACGCCGCACGCGGTGCGGTTGGCCATCAATGCGGGCGTTAGTTTAAAGACGTATGAAGCCGCGTTGATGCGAATGCGTGTTCTGCTCGACAACCCGCCCGAACGGCTCAGCGTTTGA